The following proteins are encoded in a genomic region of Vulpes vulpes isolate BD-2025 chromosome X, VulVul3, whole genome shotgun sequence:
- the NKAP gene encoding NF-kappa-B-activating protein: MAPVSGSRSPEREASGSGSKRRSSSKSPKPSRSARSPRGRRSRSSSRSHSCSRSGDRNGLSHQLGGFSQGSRNQSYRSRSRSRSRERPSAPRGNPFFSASSTAYYGGYSRPYGSDKPWPSLLDKEREESLRQKRLSERERIGELGAPEVWGLSPKNPEPDSDEHTPVEDDEPKKSSTSASTSEEEKKKKKKSGHSKERSKKRRKKKSSKRKHKKYSDDSDSDSDSDTDSSDEDTKRRSKKAKKKEKKKKHRSKKYKKKKSKKSRKDSSDSSSKDSQEEFLENPWKDRSKPEEPSDLIGPEAPKTLASQDDKPLNYGHALLPGEGAAMAEYVKAGKRIPRRGEIGLTSEEIASFECSGYVMSGSRHRRMEAVRLRKENQIYSADEKRALASFNQEERRKRENKILASFREMVYRKTKGKDDK; encoded by the exons ATGGCTCCAGTGTCGGGTTCCCGCAGCCCAGAGAGGGAGGCCTCGGGCTCCGGGTCGAAGCGTCGCAGCTCGTCAAAGAGCCCTAAGCCCAGCAGATCCGCCCGCTCCCCGCGGGGCCGCCGCTCGCGCTCGAGCTCTCGCTCGCACTCCTGCTCTCGCTCTGGGGACCGGAATGGTCTCAGCCATCAGCTGGGTGGCTTCAGCCAAGGGTCCCGAAACCAGTCCTACCGATCCCGCTCCAGATCCCGCTCCCGGGAGCGGCCCTCTGCGCCGCGGGGCAACCCCTTCTTTTCTGCCTCCTCGACTGCGTATTATGGCGGCTACTCGCGTCCCTACGGAAGTGACAAGCCGTGGCCTAGCCTTCTGgacaaggagagggaggagagcctGCGGCAGAA GAGattaagtgagagagaaaggattgGAGAATTGGGAGCTCCTGAAGTATGGGGACTTTCTCCAAAGAATCCAGAACCAGa ctCTGATGAACACACACCAGTAGAGGATGATGAGCCAAAGAAAAGCAGCACTTCAGCTTCTACTTcagaag aagaaaagaagaagaagaagaagtctgGTCATTCGAAAGAAAGGtccaagaaaaggagaaagaaaaaatcctctaaaagaaaacacaagaagtaTTCTGATGACAGTGACAGTGACTCTGACTCTGACACAGACTCCAGTG ATGAAGATACAAAAAGAAGATCaaagaaagccaagaaaaaggaaaagaagaagaaacatagATC gaagaaatacaagaaaaagaaatctaagaagaGTAGAAAAGATTCCAGTGATTCAAGCTCTAAAGATTCCCAGGAAGAGTTTCTGGAGAATCCCTGGAAGGATCGATCAA AGCCTGAAGAACCCTCAGATTTAATTGGCCCAGAGGCTCCAAAAACACTTGCCTCTCAGGATGATAAACCTTTGAA CTATGGCCATGCTCTGTTACCTGGTGAGGGTGCAGCTATGGCTGAATATGTAAAAGCTGGGAAACGTATCCCAAGAAGAGGTGAAATTGGCTTGACAAGTGAAGAAATTGCATCATTTGAATGCTCGGGTTATGTAATGAGTGGTAGCAG GCATCGCCGAATGGAGGCCGTGCGACTGCGGAAAGAGAACCAGATCTATAGTGCTGATGAGAAGAGAGCCCTGGCGTCCTTTAACCAAGAAGAGAGgcgaaagagagaaaacaagattcTGGCCAGTTTTCGAGAGATGGTATACAGAAAAACTAAAGGGAAAGATGACAAATAA